From the genome of Methanocalculus alkaliphilus:
GAATTTCATCTCCAGTAAGATAAAACATCCGATCAGGGGGGGTCTGATTTAAGGAGATATTCATTATTTTATCCCGTTTATGAGATTGTATGGTATAAAATGTATAAAAAAGGTTTCCATCCACTATTGGAGGACAGAGATGGAGATACTATGTATCCCCTCTCCACGCCTCTTTCGGTACCTGCATCTCAAACCGTGCCCCTTGCCCCTGGATTCCGGTCTCTTTGATGGTGATCCCGGTGATGGCAAGGATCTCCCGTGTGAGGAAGAGGCCAAATCCGGTGTTCTTCCCGACACCACGGCTGAATATCCGCTCCTTCTGATCATCAGGGATGCCGGGTCCGTCATCCTCCCAGATGATGATGAGATTGCCCTCGCGGATCTCACAATGGATCGTAACACCGGTTGCCCCCTCCGCATGGCGGCTGGTGTTATCCATCAGATTTGTAAAGACCTTCTCGATCATCGGGTCGGCGAGGATCTGGTATTCTCCACACCCACTCTGGATCGGGAGGTTTGTTGTCCCAATCTCCCTGATGAGATCGCTGATCTGAAGCCATTCCGGTCTCTTTACACCGAGCTCCTCATAGGTCCGGGTAAACTCAATCTGCCGATGGATGGCATCTGCCGATCTCTTCAGCCTCTCGAGGTAGCCTGCCTGAACCGGATCGACACTCATCTCGGAGGCAAATGACAGGAACCCCTGAAAGACCATGATCTCGTTAAGAATATCATGGCGGGTGATGGATGAGAGTGTCTGGAGTTTCATATTTGCGGTCCGGAGGGCTTCTTCTGCCTGCTTCCGCTCGGTGATATCCTGGCCCTGTGCGATCGTCGCAATGACGGTCCTGCCATCATTACCGGTGATATTTGCCGAGTTCCAGAGGACAGCCCTGACATCGCTGTTCCGGGTCTGGATCGGGATCTCGATCACCTCCCATGTTCGTCCTGATGTTGCCTCATGGATCAGCTCCATCGCCCGGTCCCGTTCTTCCGGCGGGAAGAGGATGCTGAGATCTGCGGTGAGTGCCTCACTCATCGGGATCCCGGAGAGGCGTTCAAATGCCCTGTTGAACCGTGTTATCGTATAGCCGGGATCCCAGACGACGATCGGGGCATTGGCATAGGAGATGAGTTTATCGAGGTAGTCGTTCTTCTCGATGATCTCCCCCTGCATCCGGTATATCTCCTCAAACTGTGCCCTCATCTCCGCTTCTGCCGCTTCCAGCTCATCATTGCGCTCGTTGAGGATACGGTTTGCGGCATCCAGTTCACGGTTCTTTGCCGCCAGCATCTCTTCAGAGCCCTTCCACTGTTCGGTGAGGAAGGTGATGACAAGGGCGAAGAAGACGAAGATGAGGACCCTGATCATCCCATGGCCGATCTCCCCGATGCCGGCATAGCTGATGAGAAGGATGAGATAGAGGGCTGCAAGGAGGAGAGAAAAAAGGAGTCCACGCCGGAGGTAAAAGATGCAGGCGAGGGTGATCGGGATATAATAGAGGTTCTGGAATATGATGTAGAACCCCGAGGAGAGTGAGAGTATCGTTAAGGCAAGACAGATTGCTGTTGTGCTGATCAATGCGCCAAGAGCAAGCCTCTCACTGATGGGGATATTCATCTCCTTTATTATTTGTCTCCTGTGGCTATTAATCCCCTCCATGCCCCTTCCGGCACCAAAATCTCAAACCGTGCCCCTTCTCCATACACCCCGGTCTCGGAGATGGCAATTCCGGTGATGGCGAGGATCTCGCGGGAGAGGAAGAGGCCAAACCCGGTGTTCTTCCCGAAACCCCGGCCAAATATCCGCTCCTTCTGATCATCGGGAACACCAGATCCGTCATCCTCCCAGATGATGATGAGATCCCCGTCCCGGACCTCGCACCGGATCTCCACAGCGGTCGCCCCCTCTGCATGGCGGATGGTGTTGTCCATCAGGTTTGTGAAGACCTTCTCGATCATCGGGTCGGCGAGGACCTCATACCCATTACACACATGATGTATCGGGAAGCGTGTATCGCTAATCCCCTCGATCATCGTGGAGATGGCAGACCATGCCGGCTTCTTTACCCCCAGTTCCTCATAGTTTCGGGTAAACTCGATCTGCCGCTCGATTGCTTTTGCAGCCTTCTTCACCTCGCTGAGATATCCTGCCTGCTCCGGGTCAGCACTCATCTCCTCTGCAAATACAAGGAATCCCTGAAGTGCCATGATCTGGTTGAGGATGTCATGCCGGGTGATACTTGAGAGAATCTGGAGCTTTTTATTGGCGATATGAATCGCATCTTCAGCAGTCTTGCGCCCTGTGATATCCATCCCAAACTCGATGAGTCCGGTGATCTCTCCCGTCTCGTCATAGACCGGACATCCCCGGAGGTGGAAGACCCTTCCATCCGGTATTGTGACCTCGCCCTCTTCGATCCTGTCGCTTTCCAGGGATCGGACCAGGGGGCACCCCTCACAGGGCTCTGTCTTCCCATGCCAGATCTCAAAACAGTGGCGGCCGATGAGATCGTCAGGAAGGGATTCGATGGAATCTGCTGATGCCTTGTTCGCGTACAATACCTTCATCTCCCTATCCAGATATGCAAGCATCACCGGCATTGAGTTGAGGATAGCCGTCTTTTCGGCCTCGGATTGCTTGAGAGCAGATTCTGTGGCTTTTCGATCGGTGATATCGCGTGATATTCCAAGGATCCCGACCGGCTCCCCCTTCTTATCCCGAAGAAGGCGTGCGACATTCTCAACCAGTATCGTTCTTCCGTCCCTGCAGTACTCTTCGGTCTCAAAGAATACGGTCCTCTCCGGATCCTCCGTCCCGGTGGCTTCACGTGCCATCTCCTCCTCAAATCGTTTCAGAAGCGACGCATATGATTCCGGGGTCATCATATCCTGAACCTGCTGTGCCAGCGACTCCTCTACCGTAACACCCTTCATCCTGAGGACTGAGGGGCTGATGTACCGGAGTTTAAAGTCCATACCATAGATCCAGATATTATCTGCGGTATTCTCAGCGATCAGGCGGTACTTCTCCTCACTCTCTCTGAGGGCCTGCTCAGCGGCTATTCGTTCGGTGATGTCATGAAGCCGCTCGATGATCAGCTCAACCTCTCCATCATCATTGAGGATCGGACTGCTGGTGCACTCGATGTATCTCCCCAGTTCCGGGCAGTACCTCTCTATCGTCTCACGCCGCTTTGACTGCACCGCAAGTGACGTTGCACAATCAGGGCAGGCTTCTCTTCTCCCGAGGATCTCATAGCATCTCCTGCCATCCGCATCCTCGGGCCGAAGACCGAGGATCTCATACCCTGCTTTATTGTACCTGATGATGGTATGATCAGGCCTCTGGATACCGACGATGTCGGGGATGCCGTCAAGCATCGCCTCAAGGTACTTCGTACTCTTTTCCGCCTCAAGCTCTGCTCTCATCTGTTCGGTGATGTCATTATAGACCGCGACCACTTCCCCGCTTCCGAGCCTGAAGACACGGTTCTCGTACCAGCTCTCGTACCTGTCATCGATATAGATCGCCTGGGGGAAGTATTCGGGAACGCCGGTCTTCCATACCCGCTGAAAGACCGGGATCAAACCGTACTCATCGATGGTGGGGCGGAGATCCCTGAGGCTCTTTCCAACGACATCCTCCTTTTGCTTCCCCTCGATCTCAAGTGCCATCCTGTTGAAGTCCTTAATGATGTAATCATGGCCGGATGATCCCTCATTTCCGACCTCGTAGATGGCAACCCCGCTGGCTATCGTATCAAAAAGGCCGGAGTAGAGCTCTTCACTCTTCCGAAGCGTCTCTTCAGCCCTCTTCTTTTCGGTCACATCGCGTGCGACGATGAGGATTGCAGTCGGCTTCCCTTCGGTGTCCCGAAGAAACGTAAGGGTATTATTCACCCAGATAATGGATCCATCTTTATGGTACTCCTCAAGATCAAGGGATATGCTCTCAATAGGTTTCCCCGACCGCTCCTGCCCCATCGCATCCTCAAAGGTGGAGAGGGCGAACCGGAGTGACTCAGGTGTCAGTATCTGTTCAAGGGGCTGTGCCATTGCTTCTTCGACGGTGAAGCCGCGGAGTGTCACAATTGACGGACTGACATAGGTGAATTGAAATGAGAGATCTGTGATAGTGATCGTCTCGGTCATATTTTCGGTGATAACGCGGAGCTGCGTCTCACTCTCCAAAAGTGCCTCCTCTGCCTTCTTCCGGTCGGTGATATCATAGATTGAGGCGACAGAATGCCCGCTCTCCGGAATCATCCCGACGGTGATGAGGCATGGGTGCATATTGCCATACCGATCAACAAATGTAAACTCATAACTTCGTGGAGGATCTCCGCTTCTTCCCCTCCTCTGGTGATGGTATTCCATCATCCGTTCTCGATCTGACTGGCTGACAAAAAGAGTCCAGCTCTTTCCTTTCACTGCATCTTTCGTGTGCCCCGAGACTCTTTCGAACGCATCGTTGGCAAGAGCAATCGTCGTATCAGGGTTGATAATGATGGTTGCTGCATGGGTATATTCGAAGATCGTCTGATACCGTCTCTCTGTATCTGCAAGTTCCTTCTGTATCGACGTGATCTCATCGAGCTGCTGACGAAGCTCTTCCTCAGCTGCAGCGAGCCTCTCATATGATATGTGGAGTGCCGTATTCTTCTCCTCAAGCTCCGCCTCACGATCCTTCAGCTCGGTGATATCACGGCCGACAGACTGGTATTCCTGGCACTCTCCGTTCTCATCGAAGATTGCTGTTGTACTCCATCTCTGCCAGGTGATCCTGCCGTCCGGCATGATGATCCGCTCCTCGATGATACCGGATGGATGATCCGGGGTGAGGGATGCGTACAGAGCGGCAACCTCTTTATGATCATCCGGATGTATCACAGGTTTGAACCTGCTTCCGATGAGCTCATCAACCGTCATCCCGAAGGCACGGCTATATACTTCATTGACAAAGATGACCTCTCCATCAGGACGGAATCTGCAGATGAGCTCTGTCTGAGCCAGAACAACATTGCGGTACCGGAACTCGCTCTCCACAAGAGCCCTCTCAGCCCCTCTCCGACGGAATGCATACCTGATCTTGTTGATCAGTTCTGCAAACTGTGCCCTTGGATTCCCGCCTTTCTGAAGGTAGAAGTCGGCACCATTGTTCAGCGCCTCGATCACAACGTCTTCCCGCCCTCTGCCAGTGAAGATGATAAACGGTGTCATATCGCCTGCCGTTCGGAGATGCTTCAGAAAGGCGATCCCATCCATCCTCGGCATCTGGTAATCGGAGACGATTACATCGAAATGATGATTTTTCCGGAGGTCCATCGCCTCCTCTGCACTTTCTGCGGTTATAACGGTGATATCTCCTGTCCTCTCCAGAAACAGCTTTCCTATCTCAAGGAGAGCAGGTTCGTCATCGACATACAGGAGTGAGATTGCTGATCGCTCATCACCGGGAGATATCATTACTCTATCATCTACATCAGGAGTGATAATAGCTTCTGTACTCTGGGAAATCCTGAAGGCATGATGAAAAAATGTGTTTGGGTTAACGACACTTTATCATATACCAGGGGGTACTCTCTCCCGCCATCCACGCCCCTTCGGGTACGATCATCTCAAACCGTGCACCCTGCCCATCAACCCCGGCTTCGTGGATGGTGATCCCGGTGATGGCGAGGATCTCACGGCAGAGAAAGAGCCCAAATCCTGTATTTGTTCCAAAACCGCGTTCGAATATCTGATTCTTTTGATCTGCCTGGATGCCCGCCCCGTTATCCTCCCAGATGATGGCAAGGTCCCCATTACGCTCTTCACAGGAGATTGTGACGCGGTTTGCTCCCTCTGCATGCCGGATGGTATTGTCCATCAGGTTGTAAAAGACCCTCTCAAGCATCGGGTCGCCAAGTATCAGATAATCTTTAGATTCATAATCAACGGAGATCCGGCTCTTCTCAACTCCCCTGATGATATCTTTGATTGGACGCCAGATCGGCATCTCAATGCCGAGATCCTCATATTGTCGTGTGAACCCGATATATCGCTGGATAGCGTCCGAGGCAGTATCAATCTCATGGAGATAATCTGCCTGCTTTTCTGGATTGCTCCCCTCTCTCATGAGATCGAGGTATGCCTGGAGGACCATGATCCTGTTCTGGATATCATGCCGGGTGATCCCTGAGAGGATCCGCAGCTTCCTCTGGGCGGTGAGGATCGCATCTTCTGCCCGCTTCCGGGTGGTGATATCACGTGCTGCTGC
Proteins encoded in this window:
- a CDS encoding sensor histidine kinase encodes the protein MNIPISERLALGALISTTAICLALTILSLSSGFYIIFQNLYYIPITLACIFYLRRGLLFSLLLAALYLILLISYAGIGEIGHGMIRVLIFVFFALVITFLTEQWKGSEEMLAAKNRELDAANRILNERNDELEAAEAEMRAQFEEIYRMQGEIIEKNDYLDKLISYANAPIVVWDPGYTITRFNRAFERLSGIPMSEALTADLSILFPPEERDRAMELIHEATSGRTWEVIEIPIQTRNSDVRAVLWNSANITGNDGRTVIATIAQGQDITERKQAEEALRTANMKLQTLSSITRHDILNEIMVFQGFLSFASEMSVDPVQAGYLERLKRSADAIHRQIEFTRTYEELGVKRPEWLQISDLIREIGTTNLPIQSGCGEYQILADPMIEKVFTNLMDNTSRHAEGATGVTIHCEIREGNLIIIWEDDGPGIPDDQKERIFSRGVGKNTGFGLFLTREILAITGITIKETGIQGQGARFEMQVPKEAWRGDT
- a CDS encoding PAS domain S-box protein, which gives rise to MISPGDERSAISLLYVDDEPALLEIGKLFLERTGDITVITAESAEEAMDLRKNHHFDVIVSDYQMPRMDGIAFLKHLRTAGDMTPFIIFTGRGREDVVIEALNNGADFYLQKGGNPRAQFAELINKIRYAFRRRGAERALVESEFRYRNVVLAQTELICRFRPDGEVIFVNEVYSRAFGMTVDELIGSRFKPVIHPDDHKEVAALYASLTPDHPSGIIEERIIMPDGRITWQRWSTTAIFDENGECQEYQSVGRDITELKDREAELEEKNTALHISYERLAAAEEELRQQLDEITSIQKELADTERRYQTIFEYTHAATIIINPDTTIALANDAFERVSGHTKDAVKGKSWTLFVSQSDRERMMEYHHQRRGRSGDPPRSYEFTFVDRYGNMHPCLITVGMIPESGHSVASIYDITDRKKAEEALLESETQLRVITENMTETITITDLSFQFTYVSPSIVTLRGFTVEEAMAQPLEQILTPESLRFALSTFEDAMGQERSGKPIESISLDLEEYHKDGSIIWVNNTLTFLRDTEGKPTAILIVARDVTEKKRAEETLRKSEELYSGLFDTIASGVAIYEVGNEGSSGHDYIIKDFNRMALEIEGKQKEDVVGKSLRDLRPTIDEYGLIPVFQRVWKTGVPEYFPQAIYIDDRYESWYENRVFRLGSGEVVAVYNDITEQMRAELEAEKSTKYLEAMLDGIPDIVGIQRPDHTIIRYNKAGYEILGLRPEDADGRRCYEILGRREACPDCATSLAVQSKRRETIERYCPELGRYIECTSSPILNDDGEVELIIERLHDITERIAAEQALRESEEKYRLIAENTADNIWIYGMDFKLRYISPSVLRMKGVTVEESLAQQVQDMMTPESYASLLKRFEEEMAREATGTEDPERTVFFETEEYCRDGRTILVENVARLLRDKKGEPVGILGISRDITDRKATESALKQSEAEKTAILNSMPVMLAYLDREMKVLYANKASADSIESLPDDLIGRHCFEIWHGKTEPCEGCPLVRSLESDRIEEGEVTIPDGRVFHLRGCPVYDETGEITGLIEFGMDITGRKTAEDAIHIANKKLQILSSITRHDILNQIMALQGFLVFAEEMSADPEQAGYLSEVKKAAKAIERQIEFTRNYEELGVKKPAWSAISTMIEGISDTRFPIHHVCNGYEVLADPMIEKVFTNLMDNTIRHAEGATAVEIRCEVRDGDLIIIWEDDGSGVPDDQKERIFGRGFGKNTGFGLFLSREILAITGIAISETGVYGEGARFEILVPEGAWRGLIATGDK